A section of the Cololabis saira isolate AMF1-May2022 chromosome 6, fColSai1.1, whole genome shotgun sequence genome encodes:
- the LOC133446494 gene encoding leucine-rich repeat-containing protein 3-like, which produces MQDLTGLVMPEKSLMFSGISLFWVILFGTFLADTSVTACPTSCQCTEKNGLTVVQCMSRNLEKIPSDLPRDTAILRLAANHITHIPNHAFKELHHLQELDLSSNDIETVDVGAFQGVPDSLLVLDLSNNRIQSVPKEAFVRLRAKISLSNNPWHCECTLQEVLRELRLDPETVNEVVCHTAVQDEYAGKPVIQVLDSGINFCNFHHKTTDVAMFVTMFGWFTMVIAYVIYYVRHNQEDARRHLEYLKSLPSNSQISKDFDTISTVL; this is translated from the coding sequence ATGCAGGACTTAACAGGACTTGTTATGCCTGAGAAATCCCTGATGTTCAGTGGCATTTCTCTTTTTTGGGTTATTCTGTTTGGAACATTTCTTGCAGATACATCAGTGACAGCTTGCCCCACAAGTTGTCAGTGCACAGAGAAGAATGGCTTGACAGTGGTCCAATGCATGTCACGAAACCTGGAGAAGATCCCATCTGATCTACCGAGAGATACCGCCATCCTGCGTTTGGCAGCCAACCACATCACTCACATCCCCAACCATGCCTTCAAAGAACTCCACCACCTTCAGGAGTTGGACCTGTCCAGCAATGACATAGAGACCGTGGACGTCGGAGCATTTCAAGGTGTTCCGGACAGCCTCCTCGTGCTGGATTTATCAAACAATCGCATTCAAAGCGTCCCCAAAGAGGCATTCGTCCGCCTGCGTGCAAAAATCAGCCTCTCGAACAACCCCTGGCACTGTGAGTGCACGCTGCAGGAGGTGCTGAGGGAGCTTAGGCTGGACCCCGAAACGGTGAACGAGGTCGTCTGCCACACAGCGGTGCAAGATGAGTATGCAGGCAAGCCGGTCATCCAGGTGCTGGACTCAGGGATCAACTTCTGCAACTTCCACCATAAGACCACCGACGTAGCCATGTTCGTCACCATGTTCGGGTGGTTCACCATGGTGATTGCTTATGTCATCTACTATGTGAGGCACAATCAGGAAGATGCCAGGAGGCACCTGGAGTACCTCAAGTCCCTGCCCAGCAACTCTCAGATCAGCAAGGACTTTGACACCATCAGTACTGTTCTTTAG